The Arvicola amphibius chromosome 4, mArvAmp1.2, whole genome shotgun sequence genome includes the window TAAGTTCCCAGTCTAGTGACATTAACTATATCCATGATACCAAGGAACATGTTGTCAGGACTTTTCCTCAGCTTAGACAAGAGCTCTGGAGCCTTAGCTATGGATCCATGACCCCATATCCTAGCTCCCACCCCGGCAGAGCTCCCACTTGAACACGTTCAGATTCCAATCCTGTTGTCAGTTTTTCTGTAGACACCAAGTGCCCTTGCCGTGTCTTCCTGTTACAGGGATGCAGCAGACTCTGATCTTTGTCTTGTCTGAGAGTCGGGGTGCTGTCTGGGCACCCATACTTTTGCTGCCTAACTGTACCAAGATGGGGGTGGTGAGAAGCTCATGTCACCCGGGTAGGAGGTGTACAGGGGAGAGAAAGTTCTGAGAGGAAATATCTAGGGAGTGGGGAGACAGGGACTTGTCCTCATGGACAGGAGAATAGAACCCCGTAGTGCTGTCCCCTGTGGGAGGAACGACACAGAGGGGGAAAAAATACtctgggggtctggagagatgactcaacagttgagagcactggctgctcttcagaagaGTACGGGTCAatggtcaattcccagcacctacgtggcagCTCATTGACTGTCTGACTACAGTTCCAGGGCTCTAACACCctcacactcatgcatataaaataaaatcagatttttaaaaattttttttttttggaaagaaaaaaaagaatgatagccCATTCAGGAAAGATGAACACAGATGAGAGGGTCCTCGTGGTGTGGAACCCTGTGGCTGTTTCCTGTCTCTGAACGGGTTTCACCAGTTTGCAGGTGAAGGCATTGGAGGTAAAGAACAGATGAGGGCTGGACATTGTGACAGCCGCAAACTTGCGTCCCTCGGCTTGTCAGTTGGTGCTTTTGTCAGCTTCTTCTCTAGCCCTTGTGGAGACGCCTGGCTGCTACCCTTACCTACTAGAAGACTTAGGGAGAGAAGAGCTGCTCAATTCCTGGTTGTGTTGGTAGATTTGCCCAGGAGATTTTAATTAAGTGCCTGATTTGAGAAGTGAGAAAGTGCTGGGTGAAGTCTTGacaaaagagaataaaagctctttcagatatttgaaaatttcatccaaagcctggcagtggtggtgcacacctttaatcccagcactctggaggcagaggcaggcagagctctgagtttgaggcctacctggtctacagaatgagtttcagagcagccagggctattaaacagattttttaaaaaagattttatttatttattatgtatgcagtgcctacgtgtatgcccgcacaccagaagagggcaccaaatcttatagatggttctgagccaccatgtggttgctgggaattgaactcaggacatttggaagagcagtcagtgctcttaacctctgagccttctctccagcccttgattcCCCTATacaaacacgcacgcacacacacacacacacacacacacacacacagagagagagagagagagagagagagagagagagagagagagagagagagagagagagagagagagagagggtgtccTGTATCCCAGACTTGTTTTGAACTGTGTAGCCGAGGCTGCCCTTGAGATCTctagcatgtaccaccacactgatttggttttgatttgggtttttgtttgcttgcttgttttgagttAATAGACTtgctctgttgcccaggctggcttcctacTGTTCCTACTGGATTTTCCTGTCTGCTTCAGGGAACTGTTTGAGACAGACTAGCAGGGTCAGATAGTTCCCAGTGAGGCTAGGCCAACCAGCTACATCTGGATGAGGCCAGCAAGACTGAAGAGAGCCCTGGGACCAGGGAGGGCTGCCAGAGCCACTGGTGTGGTATAGTGTCTGTCGTGACCCGGTGGGGCTGCCATTTACAGCAGAGACAGTGCTGTAGTGGTATTTAAGGGAGCTGTTTTACCATAGTAGACTGAAGAAATTGTGTGACCTCACTGCCAGGAAGATAGCAGCCCAGCCCAGGTAGTCAGTTTTCCTGCAGCCCTCAGTGGGAGGTGGTGGAGCGGATTGTGCTGCTGCCAGAGGAGCCTTGTTGGTAATGGTGACTCCGCATCACACCTGGAGAGAGTCTGCTGGAGCCTTAGCCAGCTCAGTGTCCCCTCCATTGCGGCTGGTGTGGGCACCTGTACCCTGTAGTTCCTGTGGAGAGTAAAGACGTAGTGTGCCCaccttgttttctcttcctgcctgTAACCTGTGGTTGTTTGGAAAGAGTACTTCTGAGTTCCTTCCCGGCTCTGACTGCCTGCTCCTCCTTtatcttcttgggttttttttttttttaggtttttcattATGTGGGTATTTACATGTCTGTTGTACGGATGTGTGCTTACAAGTACAGAAGAGAGGGTGCTGGAtaccttagaactggagttacaggcagctgtgagctgacgGATGTGGGTCCTGGAGTGTCGCAATGCTCCTGAAAGAGTAGTgtgtgctcataaccactgagccgtctctccagcccccacctcctcTTGAAGTCACTTTGAGGACGCATAGCAGAAGGTGGCCAGTAAGGCCAGTGAGAAAAGACGAGTAGTCAGCCCCCGACATCCTTGGACCCAACGGTCTTGGCTCAGAAGTGTTGGgaataagctgggcatggtggcacaggtctgtaactccagtactcagcatgctggggcaggaggatcacaagtttgaggtcagcctggagcaCAGgataaaccctatctcaagaaacaaaaacaacccaaacaaaccaaaaaaactggtaggcttttttattttttgagacagggtttctctgtgtagccctggctatcctggaactcactctatagaccaggctggcctcgaactcacagagatccgcctgcctctgctaacctagtgctgggattaaaggcctccgCCCCACAACCAGCTGTAGgactttaatcccaccactggagTTGACCAGCCTAGTCTTTATAAGAGGTTCTGATGGAggaggtcatctgtctatgtgatacttttattggttaataaagatactgccttggccctttaataggacagaaaattaggtaggtggagtagacagaacagaattgtgggagaaagaaagcagagtcaggcagatgcctcaggcagttgccatgcctctcctctctgagacagacgcaggctaagatccttccctggaagccaccacctcatggtactacacagattactaaatacaggttaaagcaagatgtgagaattagccaataagaggctgcaactaatggtccaggcagtgtttaaaagaatacagtttccgtgtaattattttgggtaaaccTAGCGGGGTGGCACCCGCTGCTCCTTCTAtaaggttccaggccagccaaggctacaaattATTCAAAGAGTTATACCTGTATCTAACATGAATAGGCTTTCCCCCCCTTTGTCATTGCCTAAACAATACAATATAACAACTAACCATAGAGTATTTACATTGTTAAGAATTACATcatcagggctagagagatggctcagaggttaagaacactgactgttcttccagaggccctgagttcaattcccagcaacgacatagTGGCTTACAGCTagctataatgagatctggtgccctcttctggcatgtaggcagacatggaaaCTAACACTGCATaccaaatagatagatagatagatagatagatagatagatagatagatagatagatagatagatagatagataattacaTCATCAGTCAGGCAATGTTGGCACAGGCagttaatcccaacactcgggaggcagaggtaggtgtatcTCTGATCTCTTGAGCTCggagccaccctggtctacagagtgagttccgggatagccagtgagttctagggcagccagagccacacagagaaaccctgccttattttttttttaaaggtgtgtcATCTGCCAGGTCTTAGTCCTAGTACTCCAGaaccagaggcagctggatctctgaacttgaggcaagcctggtgtTCATAGTAAATTtaaattctagaacagccaggctgtccagacactgtctcaaacaaaccaaaagtcaTCTAGAGAGGATGTAGACAGATCGTAGGTGCTGTGATCTTTTTTACATAAGGGACTTGTCATGTGGATTTTGGATGCCCACACAGATACTAAAGGGTGGGTATGACTTATTCCCAGAACCTCCCATCAGAAGTCTCAGAGCAGTGATGGACTCATGGGATTTTTCACCTGAAAAGTTTTAAGAAAGCGTTTTCTCCACGGAACTTGTTTCTTGTCCACTCTGTGTGTGAAGCCATGGCTTAAATGGTCTAAGCTGTCCCATCCCAAAGCTATGGAGGTGGATTGCTGTCTCCGCCTTGTGACCTCAGGACGCCTTAATCTGTGGTGGTATGTTGGTGGTTAAGGATCCCAAGAGCTTGTATGTGCGGATTCCATTTGTTATTCGTATTGTGTTAGAGGTTAGGACTGaagctgagcaaggtgtcccatACCTGCAGTCCAACACTCTGGAGGCCAAGGCGTGAGAACTGGTGAGGGGCTGCATGACGAGACTGTCTCCAGACAGGAAATAGGTAGACCCAAGGTGTTGCTGGGAATGAAGGCGTGGAGTGGGTTTTCCTTTTTACAGTAGAGCTCGTGATGTGTGGCTGTCTCTCTACTGCAGAGGCTGAGGTTGGGAAATCATCTGACTTAAGCTTTAGAGGACAGCTGGGGCAGCACGGGGAGACATCACAATAGGCAATCAATAAGTTCATTGTGTTATCAGGTATAGCATTCATGCGAAACTTTAATTTCCATGCCGGGTCAGTTCAGAGACTAAGTGTTTATGTGTCCCGAGCTCTTCCATATCTGGTGTATGTATCCTATGCTGGGAGGTAGCTGAGTTCTTTCTGTTCCTTCGGTCTGTGCTGGACACATCCTCCAAGCACCTTACCCTTTGCTGCAGACTAGGACGCCGTGGACGATGGGCACCAGTAAGTGTGGCTGACTGGACAGTAACGTCTCCTGTCACCCTagcactcagcaggctgaggtgggagggttgGGAGCTTGGGCTGCAGAGTCTCTTGAGCCGCTGTGAGTCGCTGTGagcacagagatggctcagcgtacAGATATTTCCTCCAAAGCCTGATGACCCAGCTCTGATCCCCCAGTACCTGCCTACGTggtggacggacggacagactgTTGCCGCCAGCTGCCCTCTGACTTTCAACTTGTGTGTGCACCGCCCCtcaaaaatacattaatttttttttagatttacttatttaacgTGTATGGATTATTTGCTTGCATTTACGTTTATCcgccaccatgtatgtgcctggtgctttggaggccagaagagggcagtgatCCCTGGAATTGGGGTTAGAgtcggttgtgagctgccatggcaattctaggaactgaactcggcCAGTGCTTTTAtccatggagtcatctctccagccagcatttgtttttctgcaaAGTAGGTTTATCTAGTAGATGTTCTAGAAGGTCTGGTTTCCTCTGTCATCAGTGTGGTCCCCACTCCCACTCATCCCTAGGAGGATCATGTTTTGTGAGCCATTGTTTCTGAAACAGAAGTGGTTGTTTTCTCAGCTCTGGAGATCCTGCTCTGTGTTCTGTGGCGTATGCTGTCTCTAGTGATACCTGCTGCCCTGGCCTGCAGAGGCAGCGTTAACTCATGCCTGTGCCGTTCAGTCAAAGCAACGGAAGGACCATGAGCACCCAGGCATGAGGTGTGAACATGCCGGCCGTTTGTGGGCTTGTCGCTGGTTCCGGTGGTGACTGTGTCCAGTTTAGGCTGTCGGGTACAGTTATTGTCTGTCCTTTGAGGCTGACTGACCACAGCAAAGCTCATAGCCCCTTTTCTGTCCGTAGTTTGATGAAGGCCGCAACAACTTTGAGGGTAAGATCACCAAGGAGAAGCTGCTAGACTTCATTAAGCATAATCAGCTGCCTTTGGTCATCGAGTTCACTGAACAGGTGAGGCCTCTCTGGAGGAACCCCTGGGAGAATGGTCTGAGAACGGCTCATGGCTCAAACCTAGTAATTGTTGCTTGTCCCACAGACAGCGCCAAAGATTTTTGGAGGTGAAATCAAGACTCACATTCTGCTGTTCCTGCCCAAAAGTGTGTCTGACTATGACGGCAAGCTGGGCAACTTCAAGAAGGCAGCCGAGGGCTTCAAGGGCAAGGTGAGCCACCTCAGGATGTGGGCTTCTTTTCCAGATGTTGAGAGGCCTGCCTAGTCTCCTGCAGTGCTACCCATTTGCCCATTAGGGTCTGCATTATGAGGGTCCACTGGGCCAGCCCTGTTACCCTGGTGCGGCAGCCCCAGACTCACGGTGTACAAAGCCAGTTCAGGGGTGTGAGCATGTGTCCAGGTTCCGTCTGAATATGCCTTTTCTCCCCCAAGATCCTGTTTATCTTCATCGACAGTGACCACACTGACAACCAGCGCATCCTTGAGTTCTTTGGCCTGAAGAAGGAGGAGTGTCCAGCTGTGCGGCTCATTACCCTGGAGGAAGAGATGACCAAGTACAAACCGGAGTCGGATGAGCTGACAGCTGAGAAGATCACAGAGTTCTGCCACCGCTTCCTGGAGGGCAAGATCAAGGTGTGGAGCTGagcctgggctgtggtggcacagctGACCTTGCGGGATAGCCTCTACCCCTGGGATCTAGTGTCCTGTGCCCGGGGGGGGGGCACAGATAAATCCCTCCTCGTGCTAGCCTAGCCAAGTGAGCTTCAAGCACCAGGACACATCTGTATTTCAGTTGATCTACCTGGAGACTCAGCCTTTTCTCACCAGATTGCTGGCAGCATTGGTGCTGATGGTTTCTGGGGGACAGCATGGGTCTCAGCTATCCAGGGTTGGAGACTGGGGCAGAGCTGTGCCTGACTGTACTCTCTCTCCCCTCTAGCCTCACCTGATGAGCCAGGAACTGCCTGAAGACTGGGACAAACAGCCAGTCAAAGTGCTCGTTGGGAAGAACTTTGAAGAAGTTGCCTTTGATGAGAAGAAGAATGTCTTTGTCGAATTCTGTAAGTGAGAACTCTGCGGGGCTTACAGATTAGAGAACACACCGTGAACACTGGCGGTGGCTCTGTCCGCGATGACCCTTCAGCACTGCTCTCTTCCAGATGCTCCTTGGTGTGGTCACTGCAAGCAGCTAGCCCCCATTTGGGATAAGCTGGGAGAGACCTACAAGGACCATGAGAACATCGTCATCGCTAAGATGGACTCAACAGCCAATGAGGTGGAAGCCGTCAAAGTGCACAGCTTTCCCACCCTCAAGTTCTTCCCAGCCAGTGCAGACAGAACGGTACGCTTCCCGCTAGGGCTCAGCTGGTCCTCAGAAGCTCCTGCCGTCCTGCATGGAGGGGAAGCTGCTGTCTGGGGTGGGCCCAGTTCTACCCTCTTCTCATTTCCTACAGGTCATTGATTATAACGGTGAGCGGACACTAGACGGTTTCAAGAAATTCCTGGAGAGTGGTGGCCAGGACGGTGCAGGAGACGATGATGTGAGTGTGGTCAGCTCTGGGTCCTTGTGGGAGGTGCTCGCTCAGACTTTGGCTTGGAGGCTTCGGTGGTCACATGCCTGGCACAGCTGTGTGTATCCTGGGCCCAGGGACCTTGGACTTTGTCTTTGGTGTAAAGGAAATGCTACATTTGCACCACTTAGACAGCATTTAAAAAGTAGAGGGGGTTGGTTTTAGTGTTCcgtttgttttctctgtgctgACCTGACTGCcttggaccttgctctgtagaccaggctggccttgaactcacacagagatctgcctgtctctgcctcctctgtgctagaattaaaggtgtgtgccaccaccacctagccaaAGTAGAgattttaaaggtacctttcaaAACTGTCCCACAGGGTTCTCAGTCCCACTTCTGTGGACCTGAACTGGCTAGGCCTGTGTTTGCTCTATGGCTACTACACACTTGTTAGTCCTGTGGGAATTCTCTGGCCCTAGGCTGGAGACTGCATGTGGGCTGGTTCCCAGGAGCTCTGTACTTTCCAGATGAGTTTATGGCCAGTAGCCTTGATGTTGCTAATCTGGGGGAAGCAGAGGGCAGGTCAGGATTCGGTAGGGTGGAATTTGAGGACGTGTGAGCTTGTGTCCTTGAGGTCTGGCTGGTGAAGCAGGAAGCGGTGTACAAAGGAGCTGTAGAGTAGAAGACAACACTAAGCCTGGGGAAGTGGCCGACAGTCAGTGCTTGGCCTTGTGCTGGAGCTGCTGTCCCGCAGGTCTGCGACTTTGCAGGTACCTAGAGCCGTGCCCGGTTGGAGGTTATGGCGGCTTAGTTGGGCTTCCTGGCTCTGGAAGCCGTGCTGTATCTTGCCTTATACACTGAAGCCTCATGCATCGCCATACTCAGCCCATCACCCAGAGCCACTACTGGAGATGGTAACCAGGCCCTTAGACTGAGGGCCGGCTCACTGCAGCTTTGGTGCTCTAACTGGGATTTCTTCCTCCATCCAGGACGTGGACCTAGAAGAGGCTTTGGAGCCCGACATGGAGGAGGACGACGATCAGAAAGCCGTGAAGGACGAGCTGTAGTGGAGGAGCAGACGGGTGCCTGAGCCCAGACCTCGGGGCCGTGCTCCCGGCAGCCCACATCTCCGGAGCCTGAGCCTCACCTAAGGAGGGAGTGCCATCAGAACCCAGGGAGTCTTTCTGAAGCCACACCCATCCAACACACGTGCACCTAAACCTGTCTCTTTTGCTTTTCAATTTTGAAAGGGATCTCTCTCCAGGCCAGCCCATCTTAAAGAGCTATCTtttggtgtgtttttgtttgtttgtttgttttgatctttttttaattgtgatttttttttttttatatatgtggatTTTTGTCCCAAGTGCTCACTAAAATATTTGGGGATCTCACACTGGTAATATCCTTCCTGTTAGAGAGGTTTATGCTGCCGCTTCAAATTTCATCTTTCACTTGTTCCACCGTGGAAGGCCTCCCTGA containing:
- the P4hb gene encoding protein disulfide-isomerase, with amino-acid sequence MLSRSLLCLALAWVARVGADAPEEEDNVLVLKKSNFAEALAAHNYLLVEFYAPWCGHCKALAPEYAKAAAKLKAEGSEIRLAKVDATEESDLAQQYGVRGYPTIKFFKNGDTASPKEYTAGREADDIVNWLKKRTGPAATTLSDTAAAESLVDSSEVAVIGFFKDVESDSAKQFLLAAEAVDDIPFGITSNSGVFSKYQLDKDGVVLFKKFDEGRNNFEGKITKEKLLDFIKHNQLPLVIEFTEQTAPKIFGGEIKTHILLFLPKSVSDYDGKLGNFKKAAEGFKGKILFIFIDSDHTDNQRILEFFGLKKEECPAVRLITLEEEMTKYKPESDELTAEKITEFCHRFLEGKIKPHLMSQELPEDWDKQPVKVLVGKNFEEVAFDEKKNVFVEFYAPWCGHCKQLAPIWDKLGETYKDHENIVIAKMDSTANEVEAVKVHSFPTLKFFPASADRTVIDYNGERTLDGFKKFLESGGQDGAGDDDDVDLEEALEPDMEEDDDQKAVKDEL